A region of Oncorhynchus kisutch isolate 150728-3 linkage group LG29, Okis_V2, whole genome shotgun sequence DNA encodes the following proteins:
- the LOC109878714 gene encoding myozenin-2 — MQETDCDLAKQRKQLVQELCMEKQGEHFDLGKKISVPQDVMMEELNLRSNIGSRMYQERQKRVERFTLENVAPDTHRVVPHDPQQPDHSSTHNQGALQGGKKNYHTEVFIGQPGRNSLVRSLKNTIASKGNPSVLAPGYNGPLKEVPHERFNVTVIPKSYCSPWQIQHHNGNSDKLLSAISAHLPELPQKLTPNNYRCFNRAPMPFGGTAGSVRMLPLPGFELLQAHTEPSRTWESICDRPNFNRTPRGWAAHYTAKTETSDL; from the exons ATGCAGGAAACagactgtgacctggccaagcaGAGGAAACAGTTGGTCCAGGAACTGTGCATGGAAAAACAAGGAG AGCACTTTGACCTGGGGAAGAAGATCAGCGTTCCTCAGGATGTGATGATGGAAGAGCTTAACCTGCGGTCTAACATAGGTTCCAGAATGTaccaggagagacagaagagggtgGAGAGGTTCACCTTGGAGAATGTAGCACCAGACACTCACAGGGTGGTGCCCCACGACCCCCAGCAGCCAGACCATAGCAGTACACACAACCAGGGAGCCTTACAAGGGGGGAAGAAGAATTACCACACAGAGGTCTTTATTGGACAACCAGGAAGAAACAGCCTAGTGAGATCCCTGAAGAACACAATAGCCAGTAAGGgaaaccccagtgtcctggcccCAG GTTACAATGGGCCTCTGAAAGAAGTTCCTCATGAGAGGTTCAACGTCACTGTGATTCCCAAGTCCTACTGCTCCCCATGGCAGATTCAGCACCATAACGGTAACAGTGACAAGCTGCTGTCTGCCATCTCTGCCCATCTCCCTGAGCTGCCACAGAAGCTCACCCCAAACAACTACAGATGCTTCAACAG GGCCCCGATGCCATTTGGGGGGACAGCAGGTAGTGTGAGGATGCTCCCCCTGCCAGGGTTTGAGCTCCTGCAAGCCCATACTGAACCGAGTCGGACCTGGGAGAGCATATGTGACCGGCCCAACTTCAACCGCACCCCAAGGGGCTGGGCTGCCCACTACACTGCTAAAACGGAGACTTCAGACCTCTGA
- the LOC109878711 gene encoding ADP-ribosylation factor-like protein 3 gives MGEVEKGFFSVLQKLKGTTEQELRIVLLGLDNAGKTTLLKQLSSEDVNTITPTQGFNIKSLTSHGMKLNVWDIGGQRKIRPFWKKYLENTDLLIYVIDSTDKKRFEETGLELSELIDEENLKGVPVLIFANKQDLATASPASEIAEGLNLHTYRDRAWQIQACSAVSGEGVQDGMNWISNNIVNKKIDD, from the exons ATGGGAGAAGTTGAAAAG GGGTTCTTTTCAGTCCTACAGAAATTAAAAGGAACCACAGAACAGGAACTTCGGATAGTCCTCCTGGGTCTAGACAACGCTGGCAAAACAACGCTGCTAAAACAGCTATCATCCGAGGATGTCAACACCATTACTCCCACACAG GGCTTCAACATTAAGAGTCTCACGTCTCACGGAATGAAATTGAACGTGTGGGACattggaggacagaggaagaTCCGACCCTTCTGGAAGAAATATCTGGAAAACACAGATTTGTTG ATATATGTCATAGACAGTACAGACAAGAAGCGGTTTGAAGAAACAGGACTG GAGCTATCAGAGCTGATTGATGAGGAGAACCTGAAGGGGGTACCGGTGCTCATCTTCGCTAACAAGCAGGACCTGGCCACAGCCTCGCCCGCCAGCGAGATCGCAGAGGGCCTGAACCTGCACACATACCGCGACCGGGCGTGGCAGATCCAGGCCTGCTCAGCTGTCTCTGGAGAGGGTGTACAG GACGGCATGAACTGGATTTccaacaacattgtaaataagaagatAGATGACTAA